One stretch of Nocardioides perillae DNA includes these proteins:
- a CDS encoding Fur family transcriptional regulator: protein MSDELRERLRGSGYRMTPQRELVLRAVEHLGHATPDEVHAEVQRHSSAVNLSTVYRTLEVLEQLGLVRHAHLSDRAPTYHSVTDHEHFHLVCRNCSRVTSVGAGEAEAFTGALRARHGFVADVGHLTVFGRCEECGPTDDGASETDPEREES from the coding sequence GTGAGCGACGAGCTGCGGGAGCGGCTGCGCGGCTCCGGCTACCGGATGACCCCGCAGCGCGAGCTGGTGCTGCGCGCCGTGGAGCACCTGGGCCACGCGACGCCCGACGAGGTGCACGCCGAGGTGCAGCGGCACTCGAGCGCGGTGAACCTGTCGACGGTCTACCGCACCCTCGAGGTGCTCGAGCAGCTCGGCCTGGTGCGCCACGCGCACCTCTCCGACCGGGCGCCGACCTACCACTCGGTGACCGACCACGAGCACTTCCACCTGGTCTGCCGGAATTGCTCCCGCGTCACCTCGGTTGGGGCAGGGGAGGCCGAGGCGTTCACCGGCGCGCTGCGGGCCCGGCACGGGTTCGTCGCCGACGTCGGCCACCTCACGGTCTTCGGCCGGTGCGAGGAGTGCGGGCCGACCGACGACGGTGCCTCGGAGACCGACCCCGAACGCGAGGAGAGCTGA
- a CDS encoding YgfZ/GcvT domain-containing protein has protein sequence MRSPLLDLPGAVDGDGIDAGVPAHYGSFNTEQRTLVGGEGFVDLSHRDVVRVSGPDRLTWLHSLTTQHLLDLAPGQWTGALVLSPQGHVEHAFVGVDDGEAFTAHTEPGAGEALVAWLDRMRFMMRVEVALVTEEVAVTWRPGRAGEGPYDAYELVPRAQLTAYAEAAGPACGLWAFEALRIERGEPRLGLDTDHRTIPNEVGWIGSSVHLDKGCYRGQETVARVHTLGRPPRRLTLLHLDGSENRLPTRGAEVFAADAPDRAVGFVGSSARHHELGPIALAVLKRNVPVDAALVVDGMPAGQEVVVDPEVGLHVRPRLR, from the coding sequence ATGCGCAGCCCGCTGCTGGACCTGCCCGGAGCCGTCGACGGCGACGGGATCGACGCCGGGGTGCCGGCCCACTACGGGTCGTTCAACACCGAGCAGCGCACGCTGGTGGGCGGCGAGGGGTTCGTCGACCTGTCGCACCGCGACGTGGTGCGCGTCTCCGGGCCCGACCGGCTGACCTGGCTGCACTCGCTCACCACCCAGCACCTGCTCGACCTCGCCCCCGGGCAGTGGACCGGCGCGCTGGTGCTCAGCCCGCAGGGCCACGTCGAGCACGCCTTCGTCGGCGTCGACGACGGCGAGGCGTTCACCGCCCACACCGAGCCGGGCGCCGGCGAGGCGCTCGTGGCCTGGCTCGACCGGATGCGCTTCATGATGCGCGTCGAGGTCGCGCTCGTCACCGAGGAGGTCGCGGTGACGTGGCGGCCGGGCCGCGCGGGCGAGGGGCCCTACGACGCCTACGAGCTCGTGCCGCGTGCGCAGCTGACCGCCTACGCGGAGGCCGCCGGGCCCGCCTGCGGCCTGTGGGCCTTCGAGGCGCTGCGCATCGAGCGCGGCGAGCCGCGGCTCGGCCTCGACACCGACCACCGCACCATCCCCAACGAGGTCGGCTGGATCGGCTCCTCGGTGCACCTCGACAAGGGCTGCTACCGCGGGCAGGAGACCGTCGCGCGGGTCCACACCCTCGGGCGCCCGCCGCGCCGGCTGACGCTGCTGCACCTCGACGGCTCCGAGAACAGGCTGCCCACGCGCGGCGCCGAGGTGTTCGCCGCCGACGCCCCAGACCGCGCCGTCGGCTTCGTCGGCAGCTCCGCGCGCCACCACGAGCTCGGCCCGATCGCGCTCGCGGTGCTCAAGCGCAACGTGCCCGTCGACGCCGCCCTGGTCGTCGACGGCATGCCCGCCGGCCAGGAGGTCGTCGTCGACCCCGAGGTCGGACTGCACGTCCGGCCGCGCCTGCGCTGA